In a single window of the Jatrophihabitans sp. genome:
- a CDS encoding SDR family NAD(P)-dependent oxidoreductase codes for MTRLAGKVVVITGAGSGIGRALALAAAGRGARLALSDIDQAGLSETVRLLGGATARADRLDVRDRAAMSAYAASVAAEFGQVNVVVNNAGVALTGGVLEVAYSDFEWVMDVDFWGVVNGTREFLPYLIAGGDGYLVNVSSLFGLLSVPGQSAYNAAKFAVRGFTESVRQEMLVAGHPVRVSCAHPGGVRTSIARNGRVAPGRDQAALADFFDRRLARTSAGKAAEVILAGMLAGKPRIMVGADARVLDALVRVLGARYQRLVARAVARVAPYSEPAPLTPGTSTAQGGASADG; via the coding sequence ATGACCCGACTGGCGGGCAAGGTGGTGGTGATCACCGGCGCGGGGTCCGGCATCGGCCGGGCGCTGGCGCTGGCGGCGGCCGGCCGCGGCGCCCGACTGGCGCTGTCGGACATCGACCAAGCCGGCCTGTCTGAGACGGTCCGGCTGCTCGGTGGCGCCACAGCGCGGGCGGACCGGCTCGACGTCCGGGACCGGGCGGCGATGTCGGCGTACGCGGCGTCGGTGGCCGCGGAATTCGGACAGGTCAACGTGGTCGTCAACAACGCCGGCGTCGCTTTGACCGGTGGGGTGCTCGAGGTGGCCTATTCGGACTTCGAGTGGGTCATGGACGTCGACTTCTGGGGCGTGGTGAACGGCACCAGGGAGTTCCTGCCCTACCTGATCGCCGGCGGGGACGGCTACCTGGTGAACGTGTCGAGCCTGTTCGGACTGCTCAGCGTGCCGGGTCAGAGCGCCTACAACGCCGCGAAGTTCGCGGTTCGCGGCTTCACCGAGTCGGTGCGCCAGGAGATGCTGGTCGCCGGGCACCCGGTTCGGGTCTCGTGCGCGCACCCCGGCGGGGTCAGGACGTCGATCGCCCGCAACGGCAGGGTCGCGCCGGGCCGGGACCAGGCGGCGCTGGCCGACTTCTTCGACCGCAGGCTGGCCCGCACCAGCGCAGGCAAGGCGGCCGAGGTGATCCTGGCCGGAATGCTGGCAGGCAAGCCGCGGATCATGGTCGGCGCGGACGCCAGGGTGCTCGACGCGCTGGTCAGGGTGCTGGGCGCCCGCTACCAGCGGCTGGTGGCCAGGGCGGTCGCCCGCGTCGCCCCGTACAGCGAACCTGCCCCGCTCACGCCTGGGACGAGCACTGCCCAGGGCGGCGCATCGGCAGATGGCTGA
- a CDS encoding response regulator transcription factor, producing MPTDAPARGLILVIEDEPAIAELIRLNLVAAGFAVRLERDGEAGLAAISRHSPAAVILDVGLPGIDGIEVCRRLRAAQDWTPVLFVTARDDEVDRIVGLELGADDYVTKPFSPRELVARVATVLRRTQRVTEAPATLQVGSIRLDPVERRVHAGDHEISLTATEFDLLAYLMRRPGRVFGRDQLLSEVWGYSAIAGARTVDVHIAQVRAKLREASPIRTVRGVGYAVEPNRAPGQAGA from the coding sequence GTGCCGACCGACGCGCCCGCCCGCGGGCTGATCCTGGTGATCGAGGACGAGCCGGCTATCGCCGAGCTCATCCGGCTGAACCTGGTCGCGGCCGGCTTCGCCGTCCGGCTCGAACGCGACGGCGAGGCCGGGCTGGCCGCCATCAGCCGGCACAGCCCGGCGGCGGTGATCCTGGACGTCGGGTTGCCCGGAATCGACGGCATCGAGGTCTGCCGGCGGCTGCGGGCCGCTCAGGACTGGACGCCGGTGCTGTTCGTGACCGCCCGTGACGACGAGGTGGACCGGATCGTCGGATTGGAACTGGGCGCCGATGACTACGTCACCAAGCCGTTCTCGCCCCGCGAGCTGGTGGCCCGGGTGGCGACGGTGCTGCGCCGGACCCAACGAGTCACCGAGGCTCCGGCGACACTGCAGGTCGGCTCGATCCGGCTGGACCCGGTCGAGCGACGAGTGCACGCCGGTGACCACGAGATCAGCCTGACCGCCACCGAGTTCGACCTTTTGGCCTATCTGATGCGCCGGCCCGGCCGGGTGTTCGGGCGCGACCAGCTGCTCAGCGAGGTGTGGGGCTACTCCGCCATCGCCGGGGCGCGCACCGTTGACGTGCACATCGCCCAAGTCCGCGCCAAGCTGCGCGAGGCGAGTCCGATCCGGACCGTGCGCGGGGTCGGCTACGCCGTCGAGCCGAACCGGGCGCCGGGTCAGGCCGGAGCCTGA
- a CDS encoding penicillin-binding transpeptidase domain-containing protein, translated as MLTRTRNGPRRLRSRSARLRSRSARLRWSAGLAALLVAALGLTACSQSKKPPAEQQAAQAYLDALGAADSATAGQRTTDAAAATAAITRSLAGLADGGSGLRGSLRVTGLTDRQPESATASYDASWQLPGLTTPWRYTGTLPMVKQAQGWRVSWSAGAIHPRLANGSHLALKRSQPARAALQDSSGAALFKPTAVVTVGVNPAGVGDLGALASRLAAVPALQTTAGEVTSAVTAAGKDQFVPIITLRRPAYEQVKAQIFDLPGTQFQSGTRLLPPTSDFARPLLGSVGTATAEIVEGSQGQVRAGDEVGLSGLQRALDPQLRGVPGVDVHAASDAHATLGAKLGTVTPPVAGKPVRLTLDSRLQSAADATLDTVSRPASIVALQPSTGKILAVANSADAPGDIALTGQYPPGSTFKIATYAAALQADPSLAASTAVDCPPTVTVNGRTFQNHDKSEHGRIPLSAAFGYSCNTTAIDFGMKLAPGALAETAGALGLGGDWKLPVPAFSGSMPATAAGTEQAAEAIGQGKVLVSPLLMASMAGAAASGVGVGPSLVAGQQATAGPALDARVSTQLNELMRAVVAMPGATAHALNELPGQLRGKTGTAEFGTDNPPKSHSWFAGVRGDLAVAVFIYGGESSTTGAVPLAGQFFTKVR; from the coding sequence ATGCTCACGCGCACTCGCAATGGCCCGCGGCGGCTGAGAAGTCGCAGTGCCCGGCTGAGAAGTCGCAGTGCCCGGCTGAGATGGTCAGCGGGCCTGGCCGCGCTCCTCGTCGCCGCCCTGGGGCTGACCGCCTGCAGCCAGTCGAAGAAACCTCCCGCGGAGCAGCAGGCGGCGCAGGCCTACCTGGATGCCCTCGGCGCCGCTGACAGCGCCACCGCCGGCCAGCGCACCACCGACGCCGCCGCCGCGACCGCCGCGATCACCAGGAGCCTGGCCGGCCTGGCGGACGGCGGCAGTGGGCTTCGAGGCAGCCTGCGCGTCACCGGCCTCACCGACCGGCAGCCGGAATCGGCCACCGCCAGCTATGACGCCAGCTGGCAGCTACCCGGCTTGACCACCCCGTGGAGGTACACCGGGACGCTGCCGATGGTGAAGCAGGCGCAGGGTTGGCGGGTGAGCTGGTCTGCCGGCGCCATCCATCCGCGACTTGCCAACGGCTCGCACCTGGCGCTCAAGCGCAGCCAGCCAGCCCGGGCCGCGCTGCAGGACAGCAGCGGCGCCGCGCTGTTCAAGCCGACCGCGGTGGTCACCGTGGGCGTCAATCCGGCCGGCGTCGGCGATCTGGGCGCCCTGGCCAGCCGGCTGGCCGCGGTGCCGGCGTTGCAGACCACCGCCGGCGAGGTGACCAGCGCCGTGACCGCGGCGGGCAAGGACCAGTTCGTGCCGATCATCACCCTGCGCCGGCCTGCCTACGAGCAGGTCAAGGCCCAGATCTTCGACCTGCCCGGCACCCAGTTCCAGTCCGGAACCCGGCTGCTGCCGCCCACCTCGGACTTCGCGCGGCCGCTGCTGGGCAGCGTGGGAACGGCCACCGCAGAGATCGTCGAGGGCTCGCAGGGGCAGGTCCGCGCCGGCGACGAGGTAGGGCTGTCCGGGCTGCAGCGAGCGCTGGACCCGCAACTGCGCGGCGTCCCCGGCGTCGACGTCCACGCCGCCAGCGACGCCCACGCGACGCTGGGCGCCAAGCTCGGCACGGTGACCCCGCCGGTGGCCGGCAAGCCGGTCCGGCTGACGCTGGACTCCCGCCTCCAGTCAGCCGCTGACGCCACCCTGGACACGGTGTCGCGACCGGCGTCGATCGTGGCGCTGCAACCGTCGACCGGCAAGATCCTGGCGGTCGCCAACAGCGCCGACGCACCTGGCGACATCGCGCTGACCGGGCAGTACCCACCCGGTTCGACGTTCAAGATCGCCACCTACGCCGCGGCGTTGCAGGCCGATCCCTCCCTGGCCGCAAGCACCGCCGTGGACTGCCCGCCCACCGTCACGGTCAACGGTCGGACCTTTCAGAACCACGACAAGTCCGAGCACGGCCGGATCCCGCTGAGCGCGGCGTTCGGCTACTCCTGCAACACCACCGCGATCGACTTCGGGATGAAGCTGGCGCCCGGCGCCCTGGCCGAGACGGCCGGCGCTCTCGGGCTGGGAGGCGACTGGAAGCTGCCGGTGCCGGCGTTCTCGGGATCGATGCCGGCCACCGCCGCCGGAACGGAGCAGGCCGCCGAGGCGATCGGCCAGGGCAAGGTGCTGGTCAGCCCGCTGCTGATGGCCTCGATGGCAGGCGCCGCCGCCTCGGGCGTCGGAGTCGGGCCGTCTCTGGTGGCCGGCCAGCAGGCCACTGCCGGACCGGCGCTGGACGCGAGGGTGAGCACCCAGCTCAACGAGCTGATGCGGGCCGTCGTCGCCATGCCGGGCGCCACCGCGCACGCTCTGAACGAGCTGCCCGGCCAGCTCCGGGGCAAGACCGGCACCGCGGAGTTCGGAACCGACAACCCGCCCAAGAGCCACTCCTGGTTCGCCGGCGTTCGAGGCGACCTGGCCGTCGCGGTGTTCATCTACGGCGGCGAGAGCTCGACCACCGGGGCCGTTCCGCTGGCCGGCCAGTTCTTCACCAAGGTGCGGTGA
- a CDS encoding (Fe-S)-binding protein, whose product MALRIILTVLMTAATAVIAGWRVLWLVKLIRSGTAAPGRGKNAIGRAANDAEEVLGQTRLLKWSVPGLAHFFTFWGFLILNLTILEAYGALLIDRDFHIPLIGKWQVLGFLEDFFAVAVLAGLATFAVLRLRNAPKHKQRDSRFYGSHTGPAWVILGMITLVILTLFLLRGAQMNAGEFPFGESKWTFASYLTAKALGEGEYNAGLATIFLLAQVAVVLVFLIIVTYSKHLHIATAPINVYFKRQPLALGALPPVTDAQGKTIDFLDAENLSEDTVFGKGKVEDFSWKAYLDFATCTECGRCQSQCPAWNTGKPLSPKLVIMDLRDHLFAKAPYLIGGKAVPDDAVPNFSTPAAEGGSHGTHVPEAGYPRVQGSGIEQATRPLVGDLASHGVIDPDVLWSCTTCGACVEQCPVDIEHIDHIVDMRRYQVLIESSFPSEAGTMLRNLENKGNPWGLPAKNREEWTEGLGFDVRRVSPGQPLPDEVEYLFWVGCAGALEDRSKKVTKAFAELLNVAGVEFAILGSDETCTGDSARRLGNEFVFQMLGAENVEKLNSIKPEGRPLKIVATCPHCFNTIANEYPQIGGEYEVVHHTQLLAKLVEDGRLTPVEPVDKKVTYHDPCYLGRHNKVYTPPREVLGAIPQLRSEEMHRCKDRGFCCGAGGARFWMEEKIGKRINVERTDEALGLDPDLISTACPFCMVMLSDAVTSKKADGTASDHVQVLDVAQILQQSMGRPALAGQPEAVPAD is encoded by the coding sequence GTGGCACTGCGCATCATCCTGACCGTGCTCATGACCGCGGCGACCGCGGTGATCGCGGGCTGGCGGGTCCTGTGGCTGGTGAAGCTCATCCGTTCCGGCACAGCCGCTCCCGGACGAGGCAAGAACGCCATCGGCCGCGCCGCCAACGACGCCGAGGAGGTGCTGGGCCAGACCCGGCTGCTCAAGTGGTCCGTCCCCGGCCTGGCGCACTTCTTCACGTTCTGGGGCTTCCTGATCCTGAACCTGACCATCCTCGAGGCCTACGGCGCGCTGCTGATCGACCGCGACTTCCACATCCCGCTGATCGGCAAGTGGCAGGTCCTGGGCTTTCTCGAGGACTTCTTCGCCGTCGCCGTGCTGGCCGGACTGGCCACCTTCGCGGTGCTGCGCCTTCGCAACGCCCCCAAGCACAAGCAGCGCGACTCCCGCTTCTACGGCTCGCACACCGGCCCGGCCTGGGTGATCCTGGGCATGATCACGCTGGTCATCCTGACGCTGTTCCTGCTGCGCGGCGCCCAGATGAACGCCGGCGAGTTCCCGTTCGGGGAGTCCAAGTGGACCTTCGCCTCCTACCTGACCGCCAAGGCCCTGGGCGAGGGCGAGTACAACGCCGGCCTGGCGACCATCTTCCTGCTGGCGCAGGTGGCGGTCGTCCTGGTCTTCCTGATCATCGTCACCTACTCCAAGCACCTGCACATCGCCACCGCCCCGATCAACGTGTACTTCAAGCGGCAGCCCTTGGCGCTCGGGGCGCTGCCGCCGGTCACCGACGCCCAGGGCAAGACCATCGACTTCCTCGACGCCGAGAACCTGTCCGAGGACACCGTGTTCGGCAAGGGCAAGGTCGAGGACTTCAGCTGGAAGGCCTACCTGGACTTCGCGACCTGCACCGAGTGCGGCCGCTGCCAGTCGCAGTGCCCGGCCTGGAACACCGGCAAGCCGTTGTCGCCCAAGCTGGTGATCATGGACCTGCGCGACCACCTGTTCGCCAAGGCCCCGTACCTGATCGGCGGCAAGGCGGTCCCCGACGACGCGGTGCCGAACTTCTCCACCCCCGCCGCTGAGGGCGGCTCGCACGGCACCCATGTGCCCGAGGCAGGCTATCCCCGGGTGCAGGGGTCGGGCATCGAGCAGGCCACCCGGCCGCTGGTCGGCGACCTGGCCTCGCACGGCGTGATCGATCCGGACGTGCTGTGGTCCTGCACCACCTGCGGGGCGTGCGTCGAGCAGTGCCCGGTCGACATCGAGCACATCGACCACATCGTCGACATGCGCCGCTACCAGGTGCTGATCGAGTCCTCGTTCCCGTCCGAGGCCGGCACGATGCTGCGCAACCTGGAGAACAAGGGCAACCCGTGGGGACTGCCCGCCAAGAACCGCGAGGAGTGGACCGAAGGCCTGGGCTTCGACGTCCGCCGGGTCTCCCCGGGCCAGCCGCTGCCCGACGAGGTCGAGTACCTGTTCTGGGTCGGCTGCGCCGGCGCGCTGGAGGACCGTTCCAAGAAGGTCACCAAGGCCTTCGCCGAGCTGCTCAACGTGGCCGGGGTCGAGTTCGCCATCCTCGGCTCGGACGAGACCTGCACCGGCGACTCGGCCCGCCGGCTCGGCAACGAGTTCGTGTTCCAGATGCTGGGCGCGGAGAACGTCGAGAAGCTGAACTCGATCAAGCCTGAGGGCCGGCCGCTGAAGATCGTGGCCACCTGCCCGCACTGCTTCAACACCATCGCCAACGAGTACCCGCAGATCGGCGGCGAGTACGAGGTGGTGCACCACACCCAACTGCTGGCCAAGCTGGTCGAGGACGGCCGGCTCACCCCCGTCGAGCCGGTCGACAAGAAGGTCACCTACCACGACCCGTGCTACCTGGGCCGGCACAACAAGGTCTACACCCCGCCGCGCGAGGTCCTCGGCGCCATCCCGCAGCTGCGTTCGGAGGAGATGCACCGGTGCAAGGACCGCGGCTTCTGCTGCGGCGCCGGCGGCGCGCGGTTCTGGATGGAGGAGAAGATCGGCAAGCGGATCAACGTCGAGCGCACCGACGAGGCGCTGGGCCTTGACCCCGACCTGATCTCGACCGCCTGCCCGTTCTGCATGGTGATGCTCTCTGACGCGGTGACCAGCAAGAAGGCCGACGGCACGGCCTCTGACCACGTCCAGGTGCTCGACGTCGCCCAGATCCTGCAGCAGTCGATGGGACGGCCGGCTCTGGCCGGCCAGCCGGAGGCCGTGCCGGCCGACTGA
- a CDS encoding GNAT family N-acetyltransferase, translated as MSLELRLAAPSDLDAATLYRILQLRVDVFVVEQQCPYPELDGRDLEPGARWLWAAEGAAVVATLRILREDRATARIGRVATARQARASGVASLLLRRALEVLDSDAASADLPAGIEVVLDAQSPLAGWYQRFGFEPAGPQYLEDGISHLPMRRPGQCSSQA; from the coding sequence GTGAGCCTTGAGCTGCGCCTGGCCGCGCCGTCTGACCTTGACGCCGCCACCCTCTACCGGATCCTTCAGCTGCGGGTCGACGTCTTCGTGGTGGAGCAGCAGTGCCCGTATCCCGAGTTGGACGGCCGGGACCTGGAGCCAGGCGCCCGCTGGCTATGGGCGGCCGAGGGGGCAGCGGTCGTGGCCACCCTGCGAATCCTGCGCGAGGACCGGGCCACCGCCCGGATCGGCCGGGTCGCCACTGCCCGGCAGGCCAGGGCGAGCGGAGTCGCCAGCCTGTTGCTGCGCCGGGCGCTGGAGGTTCTGGACTCCGACGCCGCGTCGGCTGACCTGCCGGCCGGGATCGAGGTAGTGCTGGACGCGCAGTCGCCGCTGGCAGGCTGGTATCAGCGGTTCGGCTTCGAGCCGGCCGGCCCGCAGTACCTCGAGGACGGCATCAGCCATCTGCCGATGCGCCGCCCTGGGCAGTGCTCGTCCCAGGCGTGA
- a CDS encoding NAD(P)/FAD-dependent oxidoreductase — MIGPETVAEPAALPRQVAVLIIGAGFAGLASAIKLAASGEQDFLCVDRGPEVGGTWRDNTYPGAACDVPSQLYSFSFALNPDWTRSFSTQPEIQDYLREVARDSGVTDRFRFGVEVLAASWDSECALWRVETSAGPVAANLLVSAAGALSEPKLPEVPGLEDFGAAVFHSARWDHGQSLAGKRVAVIGTGASAIQIVPAIAGQVAQLQVYQRTAPWVLPRHDREYRRLERSAMRRVPGLQRLLRNLVYLGREATVPMFIAAPKLASLVSRSATANINRAIADPVLREKVRPHFALGCKRVLISNDWYPALARDNVELITEPISHLTRDTIVTADSTAREVDVLIVATGFQATEQPIADLIKGRDGQTLGQAWSERGVQGYKGATVHGFPNLFFVVGPNTGLGHSSMVYMIESQVAYLVDAWRQMRRHGLATVEPLAAAEQAWNADLQRRMRRTVWSTGGCRSWYLDAHGRNVALWPRTTYKFRRLTSSFDLGAYRSTALADRPEPASIP; from the coding sequence ATGATCGGCCCAGAGACCGTGGCGGAGCCAGCGGCGCTGCCCCGACAGGTGGCGGTCCTGATCATCGGAGCGGGCTTTGCCGGACTGGCCAGCGCCATCAAGTTGGCAGCCAGCGGAGAGCAGGACTTCTTGTGCGTCGACCGGGGGCCTGAGGTGGGTGGCACCTGGCGCGACAACACCTATCCGGGCGCGGCCTGCGACGTGCCGTCCCAGCTGTACTCCTTCTCCTTCGCGTTGAACCCGGACTGGACGCGGTCGTTCTCGACGCAGCCGGAGATCCAGGACTACCTGCGTGAAGTCGCCCGCGACTCCGGCGTCACGGACCGCTTCCGGTTCGGGGTGGAGGTTCTCGCCGCCTCCTGGGACTCCGAATGCGCGCTGTGGCGGGTCGAGACCTCCGCCGGCCCGGTCGCGGCCAACCTGCTGGTGTCAGCCGCCGGGGCGCTGTCGGAGCCGAAGCTGCCCGAGGTGCCCGGCCTTGAGGACTTCGGCGCAGCGGTGTTCCACTCGGCCCGGTGGGACCACGGCCAGTCGCTGGCCGGCAAGCGGGTGGCGGTGATCGGCACCGGGGCCTCGGCGATCCAGATCGTGCCGGCCATCGCCGGCCAGGTGGCCCAGCTGCAGGTGTACCAGCGGACCGCGCCGTGGGTGCTGCCTCGCCACGACCGCGAGTACCGGCGGCTGGAGAGGTCGGCGATGCGCCGCGTTCCCGGTCTTCAGCGACTGCTGCGAAACCTGGTCTACCTCGGCAGGGAAGCCACCGTGCCGATGTTCATCGCCGCGCCGAAGCTCGCCTCGCTGGTGAGCAGGTCCGCCACCGCCAACATCAACCGCGCGATCGCCGACCCGGTGCTGCGCGAGAAGGTGCGCCCGCACTTCGCCTTGGGGTGCAAGCGGGTGCTGATCTCCAACGACTGGTACCCGGCGCTGGCCCGCGACAACGTCGAGCTGATCACCGAGCCGATCTCACACCTCACCCGCGACACCATCGTGACCGCGGACTCGACGGCGCGCGAGGTCGACGTGCTGATCGTGGCCACCGGATTCCAGGCCACCGAGCAGCCGATCGCCGACCTGATCAAGGGCAGGGACGGCCAGACGCTGGGCCAGGCCTGGTCCGAACGCGGCGTCCAGGGCTACAAGGGCGCCACCGTGCACGGCTTTCCCAATCTCTTCTTCGTGGTCGGGCCCAACACCGGCTTGGGTCACTCGTCCATGGTGTACATGATCGAGTCGCAGGTGGCCTACCTGGTGGACGCCTGGCGGCAGATGCGCCGGCACGGCCTGGCCACCGTGGAGCCGCTCGCTGCCGCCGAGCAGGCCTGGAACGCCGACCTGCAGCGGCGGATGCGTCGGACGGTCTGGAGCACCGGCGGGTGCCGCAGCTGGTACCTCGACGCCCACGGCCGCAACGTCGCGCTGTGGCCCCGGACCACCTACAAGTTCCGCCGGCTCACCTCGTCCTTCGATCTGGGGGCCTACCGCAGCACCGCACTCGCCGACCGGCCGGAGCCGGCGAGCATCCCATGA
- a CDS encoding sulfite exporter TauE/SafE family protein has product MTGIGAAAVVALAGVAAGTMNTVVGSGTLITFPVLLSLGVPPVTANVSNTIGLVPGTFSGAYGYRRELTGQRDRLLRLGSASLIGGIAGALLLLVLPASVFRAVVPILIVLAVALVIAQPRLSRRFVGQAHEGSHGRHPVLLWVLVLLTGVYGGYFGAAQGVLLVATMGALLDRDLQRVNGLKNVLSGVVNAVAGLLFVLLADPNWVYVALIAVGSTIGGQLGAAVGRRLSPTVLRAVIVVVGLAALTKFLFFP; this is encoded by the coding sequence GTGACAGGGATCGGCGCCGCCGCGGTCGTAGCGCTCGCCGGCGTGGCCGCCGGAACGATGAACACCGTGGTGGGTTCAGGCACGCTGATCACCTTTCCGGTGCTGCTCTCTCTCGGCGTGCCGCCAGTGACCGCCAACGTCAGCAACACCATCGGACTGGTGCCCGGGACCTTCAGCGGCGCCTACGGTTACCGCCGCGAGCTGACCGGCCAGCGGGATCGGCTGCTGCGGCTGGGCTCGGCGTCGCTGATCGGCGGGATCGCCGGAGCGCTGCTGCTGCTGGTGCTGCCTGCCAGCGTGTTCCGGGCGGTGGTGCCGATCCTGATCGTGCTGGCGGTGGCGCTGGTGATCGCCCAACCCCGCTTGTCCCGGCGCTTCGTGGGACAGGCGCACGAGGGATCACATGGCCGGCATCCGGTCCTGTTGTGGGTGCTGGTGCTGCTGACCGGGGTGTACGGGGGATATTTCGGCGCCGCTCAGGGGGTGCTGCTGGTCGCGACGATGGGCGCCCTGCTCGACCGCGACCTGCAGCGGGTCAATGGGCTGAAGAACGTCCTGTCCGGCGTGGTGAACGCGGTCGCGGGATTGCTGTTCGTGCTGCTGGCCGACCCGAACTGGGTGTACGTGGCCCTGATCGCGGTCGGCTCCACGATCGGCGGGCAGCTCGGGGCAGCGGTCGGGCGGCGGCTGTCGCCGACCGTGCTGCGCGCGGTGATCGTGGTGGTCGGGTTGGCCGCCCTGACCAAGTTCCTCTTCTTCCCCTGA
- a CDS encoding nitroreductase family deazaflavin-dependent oxidoreductase: MTTDDAHVYDSPEGWVSEHIQRYVETDGEEGHHWHGVPTLLLTTKGRKSGKLRRTALIYGTSGSSYVVVASSGGADNHPAWYLNLAENPEVALQVGAEDLVAIARTADESEKPELWKMMCQIWPAYEEYQTKTDRPIPVVVLDPVQPAADA, translated from the coding sequence ATGACCACTGACGACGCGCACGTCTACGACAGTCCCGAGGGTTGGGTCTCCGAGCACATCCAGCGTTACGTGGAGACCGACGGCGAGGAAGGGCACCACTGGCACGGGGTGCCGACCCTGCTGCTCACCACCAAGGGCCGCAAGAGCGGCAAGCTGCGCCGCACCGCCCTGATCTACGGCACGTCCGGCTCGTCCTACGTCGTGGTCGCCTCCAGCGGCGGGGCTGACAACCACCCGGCCTGGTACCTGAACCTGGCCGAGAACCCGGAGGTCGCGCTGCAGGTCGGCGCCGAGGACCTCGTCGCCATCGCCCGGACGGCCGATGAGTCGGAGAAGCCGGAGCTGTGGAAGATGATGTGCCAGATCTGGCCGGCGTATGAGGAGTACCAGACCAAGACCGACCGGCCGATCCCGGTCGTCGTGCTCGATCCGGTCCAGCCGGCAGCCGACGCCTGA
- a CDS encoding HAMP domain-containing sensor histidine kinase: MRLPPTTLAQRISALAVGVAVITALLAGVLAINLVHRSTTAAARTTLGNLADVARVVADQGPNARNSQARARVSLRSLGIQSASIDSAGAVTTNSPLLRVALSDADVRTVLASGSLSAERRIQGQRVLIEARGTRVGGIALAQRRSEANAAADRTVRQIVWALLVAVGIAVLLGLLVAVRISRPLRRTAEAAHALAQGHRDVAVLAEGPAEVAEVGAALNSLATALSHSEARQREFLLSVSHELRTPLTAITGYAESLAEGVVAPEQAAEVGSIVLTESLRLDRLVADLLDLARLDAQEFRIDLLDVDVLELCRAAGQVWSGRCAAVGVGFELHLDTTDQPGQGTVRTDPARLRQVLDGLLENALRVTPAGAPIVLAARVEQAADGRPVVVAEVRDGGPGLAEADFAVAFERSALYQRYRGVRRVGTGLGLAIVAGLVDRLGASIEAGRAPEGGARFTVRLPVG; the protein is encoded by the coding sequence ATGAGGCTGCCGCCCACCACACTTGCCCAGCGCATCTCCGCACTGGCGGTCGGGGTAGCGGTGATCACCGCGCTGCTGGCGGGGGTGCTGGCGATCAACCTGGTGCACCGCTCGACCACGGCCGCTGCCCGCACCACCTTGGGCAACCTCGCCGACGTGGCCCGTGTGGTGGCCGATCAGGGTCCTAACGCCCGGAACAGCCAGGCCCGAGCCCGCGTCAGCCTGCGAAGCCTGGGCATCCAGTCGGCGTCGATCGACAGCGCCGGCGCCGTGACCACCAACAGCCCGCTGCTGCGGGTGGCGCTCAGTGACGCCGACGTCCGCACCGTGCTGGCCAGCGGCTCGCTGTCGGCCGAGCGGCGAATCCAGGGCCAACGGGTGCTGATCGAGGCACGGGGCACCCGGGTGGGTGGGATCGCGCTGGCGCAGCGACGTTCGGAGGCGAACGCGGCTGCTGACCGGACCGTCCGGCAGATCGTCTGGGCGCTTCTGGTCGCGGTGGGCATCGCCGTTCTGCTGGGGTTGCTGGTGGCGGTCCGGATCTCCCGGCCGCTGCGCCGGACCGCCGAGGCCGCTCACGCGCTGGCCCAGGGGCATCGTGACGTGGCAGTGCTGGCTGAGGGTCCTGCCGAGGTGGCCGAGGTGGGGGCGGCGCTGAACTCGTTGGCCACCGCGCTGTCGCACTCCGAGGCTCGTCAACGGGAGTTCCTGCTCTCGGTGTCGCACGAGCTTCGCACGCCGCTCACCGCGATCACCGGCTACGCCGAATCGCTGGCCGAGGGGGTGGTGGCGCCCGAGCAGGCCGCCGAGGTGGGCTCGATCGTGCTCACCGAGTCACTGCGGCTGGACCGGCTGGTGGCCGATCTGCTGGATCTGGCCCGGCTGGACGCCCAGGAGTTCCGCATCGACCTTCTCGACGTCGATGTGCTGGAGCTGTGCCGGGCCGCCGGCCAGGTCTGGTCCGGGCGTTGCGCGGCGGTCGGCGTCGGGTTCGAGCTTCACCTGGACACGACCGACCAGCCAGGTCAGGGCACCGTCAGAACGGATCCGGCGCGGCTGCGGCAGGTGCTCGACGGACTGCTGGAGAACGCGCTGCGCGTCACCCCGGCCGGTGCCCCGATCGTGCTGGCGGCGCGGGTGGAGCAGGCCGCCGACGGCCGACCGGTGGTGGTGGCAGAGGTGCGCGACGGCGGCCCCGGCTTGGCCGAGGCCGACTTCGCGGTCGCCTTTGAGCGCTCGGCGCTTTACCAGCGGTACCGGGGAGTGCGCCGGGTCGGCACCGGGCTCGGCCTGGCCATCGTCGCCGGCCTGGTCGACCGGCTAGGCGCCAGCATCGAAGCGGGCCGCGCCCCGGAGGGCGGAGCCCGCTTCACGGTGCGGCTGCCGGTGGGCTGA